In Pseudorca crassidens isolate mPseCra1 chromosome 16, mPseCra1.hap1, whole genome shotgun sequence, one DNA window encodes the following:
- the LOC137209160 gene encoding caspase-6-like, translated as MSSVSGLRGARGAGEQNMTETDAFPKREVFDPAETYKMNHKRRGIALIFNHERFFWHLTLPDRQGTSADRDNLKRRFSDLGFEVKCFDDLKAEELLLRIHEASTASHVDADCFLCVFLSHGEGNHIYAYDAKIEIQTLTGLFKGDKCQSLVGKPKIFIIQACRGNQHDVPVIPLDAVDHQTSKLDVNLTQVDAASVYALPAGADFLMCYSVAEGYYSHRETVNGSWYIQDLCEMLGKFGSSLEFTELLTLVNRKVSQRRVGICRDPSAIGKKQVPCFASMLTKKLHFFPKSK; from the exons ATGAGTTCGGTGTCGGGGCTCCGCGGGGCTCGCGGTGCAGGTGAGCAAAACATGACAGAAACAGATGCCTTCC CAAAACGAGAAGTGTTTGATCCGGCAGAAACGTACAAAATGAACCACAAGAGGAGAGGAATTGCTTTAATCTTCAATCATGAGAGGTTCTTCTGGCACTTAACCCTACCAGACAGGCAGGGCACCAGCGCCGACAGAGACAATCTTAAGCGCAGGTTTTCAGATCTAGGATTTGAAGTGAAATGCTTTGATGATCTTAAAGCAGAAGAACTACTGCTCAGAATTCACGAGGCATCAACTGCTAGCCATGTAGACGCCGAttgctttttgtgtgttttcctgAGTCACGGTGAAGGCAACCACATCTATGCATATGATGCCAAGATTGAAATTCAGACACTGACTGGCTTGTTCAAAGGAGACAAGTGTCAGAGCCTGGTTGGAAAACCCAAGATATTTATCATTCAGGCATGTCGGGGAAACCAGCACGACGTGCCAGTCATCCCTTTGGACGCAGTGGATCATCAGACCAGCAAGCTGGATGTCAACCTAACCCAGGTGGATGCAGCCTCAGTTTACGCACTTCCTGCTGGAGCAGACTTCCTCATGTGTTACTCTGTGGCAGAAGGTTATTATTCTCATCGGGAAACTGTGAATGGCTCATGGTACATTCAAGATTTGTGCGAGATGCTGGGAAAATTCGGGTCCTCCTTAGAGTTCACAGAACTCCTCACGCTGGTGAACAGGAAAGTTTCTCAGCGCCGAGTGGGCATCTGCAGAGACCCAAGTGCAATTGGAAAGAAGCAGGTGCCCTGCTTTGCCTCAATGCTAACTAAAAAGCTGCATTTCTTTCCAAAATCTAAATGA